In one Tripterygium wilfordii isolate XIE 37 chromosome 22, ASM1340144v1, whole genome shotgun sequence genomic region, the following are encoded:
- the LOC119992099 gene encoding TATA-binding protein-associated factor 2N-like translates to MSRPGDWNCRSCQHLNFQRRDSCQRCGDTRSGVDFGAFGGRGGSSLGFTGSDVRPGDWYCTAGNCGAHNFASRSSCFKCGVYKLEDSGASFDYDLSRSRGYGSGAAVAGGNNNRSGWKSGDWICPRSGCNEHNFASRMECFRCNAPRDLATEFLSSYMRS, encoded by the exons atGAGCAGGCCAGGAGATTGGAACTGCAGGTCATGCCAGCACCTCAACTTCCAAAGGCGCGACTCCTGCCAGCGGTGCGGTGACACTCGGTCCGGGGTAGATTTTGGAGCGTTTGGAGGGCGGGGCGGGTCGTCACTTGGGTTCACCGGTTCGGATGTTCGACCGGGGGACTGGTATTGTACTGCTGGGAATTGTGGAGCACACAACTTCGCTAGCCGGTCAAGCTGCTTCAAGTGCGGAGTGTACAAGTTAGAAGATTCAGGCGCTAGTTTTGACTACGACTTGTCAAGATCTCGAGGGTATGGCTCTGGCGCCGCTGTTGCCGGTGGCAATAATAATCGCTCTGGATGGAAATCCGGAGACTGGATATGCCCGAG GTCGGGATGCAATGAACATAACTTTGCAAGCAGAATGGAATGTTTCAGATGCAATGCTCCAAGAGACTTGGCAACAGAATTTCTTAGTAGCTACAT GAGGAGTTGA